A window of Flavobacteriales bacterium genomic DNA:
TCAAACCAATGATGAAAGTTACAACGAGCTACTAAAAAAAAGTCCATTTAATGAAATGTATCCAAAATACATGGCGCAAGAAGCTGCAGAGTATTTTACTGTTTTTAACTCTTTATTTACTGAAAAAAGCCCAATTGCTCCAAAAGAAGCAAGATTAGCTGCTATTGCAGTTTCAGCTGCAATCAAATGTGAATATTGCGTATC
This region includes:
- a CDS encoding carboxymuconolactone decarboxylase family protein, whose protein sequence is MKYLTLLLLSSSLFLNAQTNDESYNELLKKSPFNEMYPKYMAQEAAEYFTVFNSLFTEKSPIAPKEARLAAIAVSAAIKCEYCVS